In Primulina eburnea isolate SZY01 chromosome 3, ASM2296580v1, whole genome shotgun sequence, one DNA window encodes the following:
- the LOC140827139 gene encoding H/ACA ribonucleoprotein complex subunit 4-like, with amino-acid sequence MADVQLSHSEKAKKKKNKSKEDEETDAVDFLIKPQSYTPTIDTSEWPILLKNYDKLNVRTGHYTPLPSGYSPLKRPLPEYIKYGIINLDKPANPSSHEVVAWIKRILRVEKTGHSGTLDPKVTGNLIVCIDRATRLVKSQQGAGKEYVCIARLHSKVPEVAKVARALETLTGAVFQRPPLISAVKRQLRIRTIYESKLLEYDADRHLVVFWISCEAGTYVRTMCVHLGLLLGVGAHMQELRRVRSGILGEKDNMVTMHDVMDGQWVYDNYRDESYLRRVIMPLEVVLTSYKRIVVKDSAVNAICYGAKLMIPGLLRFENDIEVGEELVLMTTKGEAIALGIAEMTTSVMATCDHGTVAKIKRVVMDRDTYPRKWGLGPRASMKKKLVAEGKLDKHGKPNEKTPAEWLRNVVLPSGGDSVVASLAAAAEPQPPNVLNVGSGVVIVEEKKKKKKHKDKEDDKEDGLKRKLEEVDGSVAPEVVLKKAKVEAEEAQQVTEKTGLKAAKVENVEVQVERKEKKKKKKKDGAGEDVTPDVEKSKKDKNKKDEPGASDEEKSERKKKKKDKDVENGDTGLAENDDETSKSAKKKEKKKKKHKDAEEE; translated from the coding sequence ATGGCTGACGTTCAGCTTTCTCACTCTGAAAAGgctaagaaaaagaaaaataagtcCAAAGAAGATGAAGAAACCGACGCTGTGGATTTCCTGATAAAGCCTCAGAGCTACACTCCCACCATAGACACCTCTGAATGGCCGATTCTGCTCAAAAACTACGATAAATTGAATGTAAGAACCGGACACTACACTCCTCTTCCATCCGGTTACTCCCCTTTGAAACGTCCTTTACCTGAGTACATCAAGTATGGTATTATTAATCTGGACAAACCTGCCAACCCATCTTCTCATGAAGTGGTTGCATGGATCAAGCGCATTTTACGGGTCGAGAAAACTGGGCATTCAGGTACCCTAGACCCGAAAGTTACTGGTAATTTgattgtttgcattgacaggGCGACGCGCTTGGTGAAATCGCAGCAGGGTGCTGGGAAGGAGTATGTCTGTATTGCCAGGTTGCATTCAAAGGTGCCTGAGGTTGCTAAAGTGGCCCGAGCCCTCGAGACTCTCACAGGTGCGGTTTTTCAGAGACCCCCTTTGATTTCTGCTGTGAAAAGGCAGCTTAGAATTAGAACTATCTATGAAAGTAAGTTGCTTGAGTATGATGCGGATAGGCACTTGGTTGTTTTCTGGATTTCTTGTGAGGCGGGGACATACGTGAGGACAATGTGTGTTCATTTAGGCCTTTTGTTAGGTGTGGGAGCACATATGCAGGAGTTGAGGAGGGTGAGATCTGGGATTCTGGGAGAAAAGGATAATATGGTAACGATGCATGATGTGATGGATGGGCAATGGGTTTATGATAACTATAGGGATGAAAGCTATTTGAGGAGGGTCATTATGCCTTTGGAGGTGGTTCTGACTAGCTATAAGAGGATTGTGGTGAAAGATTCAGCTGTGAATGCCATTTGTTATGGAGCAAAGTTAATGATTCCAGGATTGTTAAGGTTTGAAAATGATATTGAGGTTGGCGAGGAGTTGGTGTTGATGACAACAAAGGGTGAGGCAATTGCACTGGGGATTGCAGAGATGACGACATCGGTCATGGCTACTTGTGATCATGGGACGGTGGCTAAGATTAAGAGGGTGGTGATGGATAGGGATACATATCCCAGAAAATGGGGATTGGGTCCTAGGGCATCGATGAAAAAGAAGCTTGTTGCTGAGGGGAAGTTAGATAAGCATGGGAAGCCAAATGAGAAAACACCAGCAGAGTGGTTAAGGAATGTTGTTTTGCCTAGTGGAGGAGATTCTGTGGTTGCCAGTCTTGCGGCAGCTGCAGAGCCACAGCCTCCAAATGTACTGAATGTGGGGAGTGGTGTTGTGATAGTtgaagagaagaagaagaagaagaaacacAAGGATAAAGAAGATGACAAAGAGGATGGGCTGAAGCGCAAGCTAGAAGAGGTTGATGGTAGTGTTGCACCTGAGGTTGTTCTTAAGAAAGCCAAGGTAGAAGCAGAAGAGGCTCAGCAGGTGACGGAAAAAACTGGATTGAAGGCGGCTAAAGTAGAAAATGTAGAGGTGCAAGTAGAGAGGAaggagaagaaaaagaaaaagaagaaagacggtGCGGGTGAAGATGTAACTCCTGATGTTGAGAAATCGAAGAAGGATAAAAACAAAAAGGATGAACCTGGTGCATCAGATGAAGAGAAATCTGAgagaaagaagaaaaagaaggacAAGGATGTAGAAAATGGTGACACTGGTTTAGCTGAAAATGATGATGAAACAAGTAAAAGCGCGAAGAAAAaggagaaaaagaaaaagaagcaCAAGGATGCTGAAGAGGAGTAA
- the LOC140827138 gene encoding carboxyl-terminal-processing peptidase 3, chloroplastic isoform X1, whose translation MNMEVLRSNLDPSPSVLSPFCEFHRKHASKVICSWKTGNCSRTQKCRIKIVRCLEQKNSSAKSKNSRVLGLNEDLVRRVGRGVLGFAAALSLCCDSPSFAESLTVAFPVSHTLEQVNTVQRTLVEAWGLIRETFIDPTFNHQDWDLQLQQTMVEMYPLRSEEAAYGKVKGMLSTLGDPFTRIVSPKEYRSFRIGSDGNLQGVGLFISSEPTTGHLVVLSCIENSPAARAGIHEGDELVEINGERLDGVASEAAAQKLRGRVGTTVTVKLNSINDMGSACVKEIKLPREDIKLSPISSAILSHITPDGHLSKTGYVKLSTFSQTAAAEMEDTVHEMENQGVQSYILDLRNNPGGLVKVGLDVAQIWLDGTGILVNTIDRDGNMIPISMINGHALTRDPLVVLVNEESASASEILAGALHDNGRAILVGHRTFGKGKIQSVTQLHDGSALFITVAKYLSPAFHDIDQVGIAPDVQCSTDILNSPKDYFNHKNSAKYLESDSCVLLAQHQLDDIQLSKGSAS comes from the exons ATGAACATGGAAGTTCTTCGCTCAAATCTTGATCCTAGCCCGTCCGTTCTCTCTCCATTTTGTGAATTTCACAGAAAACACGCATCAAAAGTTATTTGTTCTTGGAAAACGGGTAACTGTAGTAGGACCCAGAAATGTAGAATAAAGATTGTTCGTTGTTTGGAACAGAAGAATTCTAGTGCAAAGTCCAAGAATAGCCGTGTTTTAGGTTTAAACGAAGACTTGGTTAGAAGGGTTGGGAGAGGTGTTCTTGGATTTGCTGCTGCACTCTCCCTGTGCTGTGATTCGCCTTCTTTTGCCGAATCTCTGACTGTTGCTTTTCCTGTTTCTCACACGCTTGAG CAGGTGAATACAGTCCAAAGAACCCTGGTGGAGGCTTGGGGATTGATCAGGGAGACCTTCATCGATCCTACTTTCAACCATCAAG ATTGGGACTTGCAACTGCAGCAAACAATGGTTGAAATGTATCCACTGAGATCAGAAGAAGCGGCATATGGCAAGGTCAAGGGAATGCTTTCAACTCTTGGAGATCCTTTTACCCGAATAGTCAGCCCTAAG GAATATCGAAGTTTTAGAATAGGAAGTGATGGAAATTTACAAGGTGTTGGTTTATTTATCAGCTCTGAACCGACGACTGGGCATTTGGTTGTGCTATCGTGCATAGAGAATAGCCCAGCAGCACGTGCTGGAATACATGAAGGAGATGAATTAGTCGAGATAAATG GTGAACGACTCGATGGAGTGGCTAGCGAAGCAGCTGCTCAAAAACTCAGAGGACGTGTCGGAACTACTGTTACCGTAAAACTTAACAGT ATTAATGATATGGGGAGTGCTTGTGTCAAAGAG ATTAAATTGCCCCGCGAAGATATCAAGCTTTCACCTATCTCTAGTGCCATCCTCTCTCACATAACACCTGACGGGCATCTATCAAAGACAGGATATGTGAAGCTGTCAACATTCTCTCAG ACTGCTGCAGCAGAGATGGAAGACACAGTACATGAGATGGAGAATCAAGGCGTGCAGTCATACATATTGGACCTACGTAACAATCCA GGTGGTTTGGTGAAAGTGGGACTAGATGTTGCTCAAATTTGGCTCGACGGAACCGGGATTTTGGTGAACACTATTGATAGGGATGGAAACATGATACCTATCAGCATGATCAATGGCCATGCTTTGACACGAGATCCACTTGTTGTACTA GTGAATGAGGAGAGTGCAAGTGCAAGTGAGATTCTTGCAGGGGCACTTCATGACAATGGCAGAGCAATTCTTGTTGGGCATAGAACTTTTGGCAAAGGAAAAATTCAG AGTGTGACTCAGCTACACGACGGATCGGCCCTTTTCATTACGGTGGCCAAGTATCTTTCTCCGGCGTTCCACGACATCGATCAGGTTGGCATTGCACCTGACGTACAGTGCTCAACTGATATCCTCAATTCACCCAAAGACTACTTCAACCATAAAAACTCAGCCAAATATTTGGAAAGTGATTCTTGTGTACTGTTAGCCCAGCATCAGCTTGATGATATTCAACTATCCAAAGGCTCAGCTTCTTGA
- the LOC140827138 gene encoding carboxyl-terminal-processing peptidase 3, chloroplastic isoform X2: MNMEVLRSNLDPSPSVLSPFCEFHRKHASKVICSWKTGNCSRTQKCRIKIVRCLEQKNSSAKSKNSRVLGLNEDLVRRVGRGVLGFAAALSLCCDSPSFAESLTVAFPVSHTLEVNTVQRTLVEAWGLIRETFIDPTFNHQDWDLQLQQTMVEMYPLRSEEAAYGKVKGMLSTLGDPFTRIVSPKEYRSFRIGSDGNLQGVGLFISSEPTTGHLVVLSCIENSPAARAGIHEGDELVEINGERLDGVASEAAAQKLRGRVGTTVTVKLNSINDMGSACVKEIKLPREDIKLSPISSAILSHITPDGHLSKTGYVKLSTFSQTAAAEMEDTVHEMENQGVQSYILDLRNNPGGLVKVGLDVAQIWLDGTGILVNTIDRDGNMIPISMINGHALTRDPLVVLVNEESASASEILAGALHDNGRAILVGHRTFGKGKIQSVTQLHDGSALFITVAKYLSPAFHDIDQVGIAPDVQCSTDILNSPKDYFNHKNSAKYLESDSCVLLAQHQLDDIQLSKGSAS; this comes from the exons ATGAACATGGAAGTTCTTCGCTCAAATCTTGATCCTAGCCCGTCCGTTCTCTCTCCATTTTGTGAATTTCACAGAAAACACGCATCAAAAGTTATTTGTTCTTGGAAAACGGGTAACTGTAGTAGGACCCAGAAATGTAGAATAAAGATTGTTCGTTGTTTGGAACAGAAGAATTCTAGTGCAAAGTCCAAGAATAGCCGTGTTTTAGGTTTAAACGAAGACTTGGTTAGAAGGGTTGGGAGAGGTGTTCTTGGATTTGCTGCTGCACTCTCCCTGTGCTGTGATTCGCCTTCTTTTGCCGAATCTCTGACTGTTGCTTTTCCTGTTTCTCACACGCTTGAG GTGAATACAGTCCAAAGAACCCTGGTGGAGGCTTGGGGATTGATCAGGGAGACCTTCATCGATCCTACTTTCAACCATCAAG ATTGGGACTTGCAACTGCAGCAAACAATGGTTGAAATGTATCCACTGAGATCAGAAGAAGCGGCATATGGCAAGGTCAAGGGAATGCTTTCAACTCTTGGAGATCCTTTTACCCGAATAGTCAGCCCTAAG GAATATCGAAGTTTTAGAATAGGAAGTGATGGAAATTTACAAGGTGTTGGTTTATTTATCAGCTCTGAACCGACGACTGGGCATTTGGTTGTGCTATCGTGCATAGAGAATAGCCCAGCAGCACGTGCTGGAATACATGAAGGAGATGAATTAGTCGAGATAAATG GTGAACGACTCGATGGAGTGGCTAGCGAAGCAGCTGCTCAAAAACTCAGAGGACGTGTCGGAACTACTGTTACCGTAAAACTTAACAGT ATTAATGATATGGGGAGTGCTTGTGTCAAAGAG ATTAAATTGCCCCGCGAAGATATCAAGCTTTCACCTATCTCTAGTGCCATCCTCTCTCACATAACACCTGACGGGCATCTATCAAAGACAGGATATGTGAAGCTGTCAACATTCTCTCAG ACTGCTGCAGCAGAGATGGAAGACACAGTACATGAGATGGAGAATCAAGGCGTGCAGTCATACATATTGGACCTACGTAACAATCCA GGTGGTTTGGTGAAAGTGGGACTAGATGTTGCTCAAATTTGGCTCGACGGAACCGGGATTTTGGTGAACACTATTGATAGGGATGGAAACATGATACCTATCAGCATGATCAATGGCCATGCTTTGACACGAGATCCACTTGTTGTACTA GTGAATGAGGAGAGTGCAAGTGCAAGTGAGATTCTTGCAGGGGCACTTCATGACAATGGCAGAGCAATTCTTGTTGGGCATAGAACTTTTGGCAAAGGAAAAATTCAG AGTGTGACTCAGCTACACGACGGATCGGCCCTTTTCATTACGGTGGCCAAGTATCTTTCTCCGGCGTTCCACGACATCGATCAGGTTGGCATTGCACCTGACGTACAGTGCTCAACTGATATCCTCAATTCACCCAAAGACTACTTCAACCATAAAAACTCAGCCAAATATTTGGAAAGTGATTCTTGTGTACTGTTAGCCCAGCATCAGCTTGATGATATTCAACTATCCAAAGGCTCAGCTTCTTGA